The genomic region TTGTGCTGCTTACCGCCGGAGCGGATGATGGCGTACATGCACACCCCTTTTGCTGCTGTGGAACCCGTGATTATAGGGAGGAGGGGAGGGGGTGTCAATATTCCCCTGGGGGGTCAGGCGGTCTTGCGCAGCTCTACCAGGACCATCCGGGCGATGGCCTTCAGCGTGTCGAAGACGCCGGTCCCGTTCTGGGCAATTGCCTCAAAGACCGGCTCGCCCCGCACCGCCAGCGCCTTCCTCATCTCCTCCGCCGGCACGGCGCTGGCAGTGTCGCGCTTGTTCAGCTGGAGGACGTAGGGGACCTTCGCCAGGTCGTAGCCCTGGTCCCGGAGGTTCGCGTGCAGGTTCTTCAGCGACTCCAGGTTCGCCTCCATGCGGGCGGCCTGCGAGTCGGCAACGAAGACCACGCCGTCGACCCCTTTCAGGATGAGCTTGCGGCTGGCGTCGTAGAAGACCTGCCCGGGCACGGTATAGAGGTGGAAGCGGGTTTTGAAGCCCCGGATGGTGCCGAGGTCCAGCGGGAGGAAATCGAAGAACAGGGTGCGGTCGGTTTCGGTCGCCAATGAGATCAGCTTGCCGCGCGAGGTCGGGTTGCTCTTACCGTAGATCCACTTGAGATTGGTGGTCTTGCCGCCCAGGCCCGGCCCGTAATAGACGATCTTGCAGTTGATCTCGCGGGCGGCGTAGTTGATGAACGTCATCGGCGGACCCGCCTCAGTTCCCGAAGAGGCTGTCGATATCCTCGTCGGTAATGTCGGTGAAAGGGGAGGCGGCCGCGGTCTTGCCGCTGCGGGCCTTGCTGGAGCGGAGCTGCATCTTCTCCAGCGCCGCCCCCAGCTCCGGGACATACTTCTTGACCCGCAGGCGGACCAGCCCAAGGGAGGAGCG from Candidatus Polarisedimenticolia bacterium harbors:
- a CDS encoding ADP-ribosylation factor-like protein; translated protein: MTFINYAAREINCKIVYYGPGLGGKTTNLKWIYGKSNPTSRGKLISLATETDRTLFFDFLPLDLGTIRGFKTRFHLYTVPGQVFYDASRKLILKGVDGVVFVADSQAARMEANLESLKNLHANLRDQGYDLAKVPYVLQLNKRDTASAVPAEEMRKALAVRGEPVFEAIAQNGTGVFDTLKAIARMVLVELRKTA